Part of the Phycisphaerae bacterium genome, CAGAATGTCAGCACCTTGACGGTGCAGGAAGGTCCGGTCGCCCGTCGCCCAGTAATACTGCATCACCGCGCAGGACACATCGCTGTTGATGTGAATGTTGGTGTGCGTGAAACGCCACCACTTGCCCAGGCACTCTTCGCCGAACGGTCCCGCCTGCCAGGCAAACTTGGCTCCCTCGTAACCGAGTTCCTTGGCGATCCTCCGGCCCGGCTCCAGGCCCAGCCATCGCCAATGGAGACAATGACGCGCGACCTCAGGATCCGTCAACGTGTAGACCGGAACGATGTAGGTATCGGTATCGTAGAACGTGTTGCCCTGGTAGTACTCGCCGGTGAGCAATTTGACCGGCACGCTCAGCTTGTCGGTGTGCCGGGGGGCGGCCGCCAGAATGTGATGGAGACAAAAGCGAAGGTAACGCTGGGCCACCTCGTCTCCCTCGATTTCGACGTCGGCCCGGTCCCAAGCCCGCTCCAGCGACATCGTGTCAACTTCGGCGAGGGCCCCGAGCTCACACTCGACGGCGCCGCTGATCTCCTGCTCCAAATCCACGTCCACCCCGAGGCGAGCGTCTTCCGAGGAGGTCAGGACGACGTACCGGTCCAGAACAATCGGTGCTTCAGGCGGCTCCTCGAACTCGTAGACCGTGTAAACGGCGTCGTGCTCGATCACGGCTTCGGGCTCACTCACCGGAGCTACTTCCACCAGTCTGTTGACCACGACCATGTCGATCTCGTGCTTGCGGACAAGGGTGCGCGCCCGAAGATGACACGCCTCCGCCGGCTCCGCCGTTTGGTCGACAACCACGAACTGGCGTTCACGCGTGGTGTTCGAGTAGACACGGCCGTCGATGCCGCTCAGGATGCGAACCCGCCTGCGGTAGTTGAGGGGAGTCACCTGGTAACGCATGTACACCCGGTGGGGGTGTCGCTGAGAGGCAAAACGCATCATGAGGATGCGCGTGACTTGCCCTCGTTCATCCTCGTGATCGAACCGGTATCCGTAAACCCCCGACGACAGGTTCAGCGTCTGGTTGAAATGCGAGATCGTGCCCCGGGTGAGCGTCAACTCGCGGTTGTCGACGAACACGCGAACCAGCAGGGGGTTCGGCAGATTGGCCACGGCCGGACTGCGGCCGGCAGAGTCAAAGTGCCGGGCGTCGAGATAACGCCGTTCCTCGCTCGAGACACGGATCTGGCCGAACATGTCCAGCTCGTCGTAGATGCCGTTGATCAGTGTCACCGGGCTGTACCCGTCGCGGTCCTCCGCCAGATTGCCCTTGATCCCCAGATACCCGTTGGAGATGGTGAACACACTGTTGTGCTGGCCCAACGCGTGAGGGTCGTGCCGGGTGTTGATGATGAGCCAGCTCGTCTGGGGAGCCATAGGTGACCTCACTTGAGCAACAGGTTCTTGGCCAGGATCAACTCCGGCAGGCCGCCGCGGACCACCAGGGCCGCGGCCTGATAGTCCTGCCTGGACGTGTCATGGTTCGGCAGGGCGACGGCGCAGCCGATTCCGGCCGATCGCAGCGAGATGATGCCCGGCTCAGTGTCCTCCAGGCCGACGCACGAGCCATAGTCATTCCTGGGAATCGACATCTGGTGCAGAGCGAGGCTGTACAAGTCGGGGTGGGGTTTGAGCCGATGCTCGCAGGCGTCCGAGGCGTTCACGAAGGCATCGAACACCGCCGTGTGGTCCGCCAGCCGCTCGGCAATCCGATCGCGGCAGGCGCCCGTCACCGGCCAGTGCAGCACCCGCTCGCGCATCACCCGGACGACCTCCTTCATGCTCGCATGCGTCTCATACGCGATCGAGGCGGTAACCAGGGCCAGCTTGGCAGGGTGGGCTCGAAAGCGGTTGGCCAGTCTCACCAGTCGCGGGCGGTAGCCGTCTAGCTCGGATCGCGTGTGCCCCCCGCCCGAATGACCCAGCAGACGCTCGCGAAGCGGCTCATACAGGGCGTCAATCTCCGGGCCCAGCCAACCTTTGATCAGCGGCACGAACACCTCGTAACCGGGCATCGGCTCGATCAGATGCCGGCCAGGCTCGCCCAGCAGCTCCTCGCTGAGCTGCTCGCCTTGCCCCTGCTCGATCCGCCGCATGATCGAGTGGTACCGCATGTAGTAGACGTCCAGGGAGGCGCTGACCAGCTCCCCTTCATGTCGGCACGCGAACGCCGGGCCGAACCGCCGGACAAACGGCTCGGCCAGCTGGCCGACATTGTCCGTTGTTACCGTCCCGCTTCCCACCAGACGCTGAAACCCGCCGTCGGCCAGCAGGGCAGCCAGCCCACACTTGACGGCGCTCTGGGCAATGTCCCGTCGCCGCTGCGGGTCGTCCATATTGGCCGACGTCCAGCAGACGGCCTCCACAAACGCGCTTCGCAGGGCGGTCAGGTCAATCCGGTCCCGGTAGCGGTTGACCAGAAACTCGGTGTGCCGGAAGTTGCTGTTGCCGATCACGTGGGGATAGTCGAGCTGCGGGTCCAGGCCAGGCCACTCGGCCGGTGTCGGCCGCCCGGTCAACCGCCGGACCATGTACTCCAGCGAATGCAGCGCCAGCGGCTCCGTCGTCGTGCTCGTACCGTCCATGTCAACCGCAAAGGCGGCAATCCGCTCCAGCGGAACAGGGGTCCGGGGGGCGAGGGGATACAACTCCCAGGGCGAAAAGACGTAGTCGATGTTTCTCACCCGGGCAAACTCGGTCACCCCCGTTTCGGCCCCCAGCCCGGCCAGGGCCGGTCCGCATCGGTCGACGGTCAGGTACTCGGCAAGTCGTTCCATATCGTTGATGTTGTAAGGCGGTTGGCTCCGGTTTTCAAAGGAACACCTCGGCCGAGACGACGCGGTTGGATCGCCATGCAGCCACCAATGCCCGTTCACCGGGGATCTGATGCCCGCACTCTTTCAAAGGCTCGGAGGCGATGGTATCTTCTCTCGTCAATGAAGCTCCTCTCCGCTCTAGTCTGGGCTTCGGTGGTCTTGGTCACGGCTGGCTGCCGGGATGAGCGGGAACCGGCCGAAGTCGTGCTCCGCGTCACCGACTGGGGCAGCCCGGTGGTCGAAAGCGACTTCATGCGAATCGAGCGGGAGATCCTCGAGGGTTTCGAACAACAGCAGCATCGGGCCGGCCGCAGCGTGCGCGTGCAGAAAGAGCAGATCCCCGGTCCGGGACAGTACGCGCCCAAGCTCACCATGATGTATGTCGCGGGCTGCGCTCCCGACGTCGTTCACCTGGACGCCTCCTGCGGGGCATTGTTCATCGACAACGGCATGCTCATGGATCTGGCCCCGCTGATGGCCAGGGATCCCTCCTTCGACCGTTCGATCTACTTCGAGAACGTACTCAACATCACCCGTCGGGGGGAGGCTATCTATGCCGTCCCGCTCGATTTCACCCCGATGATGATGTACTACAACCGCAAGTTGTTCAGACAGGCCGGCGTACCGTTCCCCAGGAACGGATGGAGCTGGGACGATTTTCTCACCGCCTGCAAAGCCCTTACCGTCATGCCCCCCGGGGCTAAGATGCCGACCCAGTACGGTTTCAACTTCGAGAACGTCCTTCCGTTCTGGATCCCGCTGCTCTGGACCGGCGGCGGCGACGTGCTCTCGCCCGATGGCCGCCGGGCCAGCGGTT contains:
- a CDS encoding glycoside hydrolase family 65 protein; the protein is MAPQTSWLIINTRHDPHALGQHNSVFTISNGYLGIKGNLAEDRDGYSPVTLINGIYDELDMFGQIRVSSEERRYLDARHFDSAGRSPAVANLPNPLLVRVFVDNRELTLTRGTISHFNQTLNLSSGVYGYRFDHEDERGQVTRILMMRFASQRHPHRVYMRYQVTPLNYRRRVRILSGIDGRVYSNTTRERQFVVVDQTAEPAEACHLRARTLVRKHEIDMVVVNRLVEVAPVSEPEAVIEHDAVYTVYEFEEPPEAPIVLDRYVVLTSSEDARLGVDVDLEQEISGAVECELGALAEVDTMSLERAWDRADVEIEGDEVAQRYLRFCLHHILAAAPRHTDKLSVPVKLLTGEYYQGNTFYDTDTYIVPVYTLTDPEVARHCLHWRWLGLEPGRRIAKELGYEGAKFAWQAGPFGEECLGKWWRFTHTNIHINSDVSCAVMQYYWATGDRTFLHRQGADILVETSRFLASRARYDSGRDAYDIFDVAGPDEGHCESTNNFYTNYLATRNLRWAAEVLEGMRRDDPVAHAECVRRLGLAEDEPAQWLRVADRLTLLFDPATKVYEQCEGFYKLKPVPDDLLARRKVWFETVFPYQALNQPDVVMAMVLFRDDFDRDVLKANWDFYKDKSMNFSSMSFALNAIMAAEMGEMDRAYREFLICAGSDIDEELTGRKDTYAGLHGTAAGGAWMAAVFGFGGVCLSETGLRVNPRLPRPWRSMQFNLQYREHRLLFSIDPEEVRIRDLGALGPDVQLTVAGRPITLTSGKEYGVDY
- a CDS encoding sugar ABC transporter substrate-binding protein; the encoded protein is MKLLSALVWASVVLVTAGCRDEREPAEVVLRVTDWGSPVVESDFMRIEREILEGFEQQQHRAGRSVRVQKEQIPGPGQYAPKLTMMYVAGCAPDVVHLDASCGALFIDNGMLMDLAPLMARDPSFDRSIYFENVLNITRRGEAIYAVPLDFTPMMMYYNRKLFRQAGVPFPRNGWSWDDFLTACKALTVMPPGAKMPTQYGFNFENVLPFWIPLLWTGGGDVLSPDGRRASGYLDGQATVEAVQFLADLILKHRVAPSIAERKILGGDAFLNGKAAMDLKGHWTLIDYHAPDRRLDVGVVGLPTRTGKPVTIIYVTGIAISRSTRHADLAWEYLKYMTSAQVQIKRVASGLAISGNRKAADFYRARDDQDNPIEAEFHQAVEYARPAWGATVENFPMCEAFGQEMMEDILYGAAAVPEATRRAAQYMDAVLAP